In a genomic window of Lepisosteus oculatus isolate fLepOcu1 chromosome 3, fLepOcu1.hap2, whole genome shotgun sequence:
- the f2r gene encoding proteinase-activated receptor 1 isoform X3: protein MGFFQVLRFPHTVQKHTGSIARGFSLVDLKATYEPIDFTYLDVNGGDGSGSGFEEPEKDIHPHTRSHKKLSQEATRFLTGPLMTVFIPTVYTLVFIISCPLNAIAVIMFILKIRPKKPAVIYMLNLAVADLLFVLLLPFKISYHFNGNNWGYGPTMCRIVTSAFYCNMYCSILLMMCISVDRLLAVVYPMKSLTWRSQQNALVVSLAMWLLAIGGVMPILLSDQTAVLPQLGITTCHDVLEIEKFTGYYLYFFPIFCSIFFFIPLIFIIVCYIRIIQCLRSANVANRSKKTRAIFMAITVFAVFVICFTPTNIILLIHYVQFATGYSDKSYMAYLLSMCIGSVSCCLDPMIYYFGSSQCQKQVISLLQCRSNQEMTSNTQSESSSKMETFQSRLNSQYKKLTA from the exons atgggttttttcCAGGTACTCaggtttcctcacacagtccaaaaacatactg GAAGCATCGCAAGAGGTTTCTCCCTGGTTGATCTCAAAGCAACCTATGAACCTATAGACTTTACTTACTTAGATGTTAACGGCGGGGATGGAAGTGGATCTGGATTTGAAGAACCTGAAAAAGACATCCACCCTCATACCAGATCCCACAAAAAGCTGTCGCAAGAGGCCACACGATTTCTCACTGGACCTTTAATGACGGTTTTTATCCCTACTGTTTATACACTGGTGTTCATCATCAGCTGTCCCCTGAATGCCATTGCAGTCATCATGTTCATCTTGAAAATTCGTCCGAAGAAGCCAGCAGTCATATACATGCTGAATCTGGCAGTTGCCGACTTGCTGTTTGTCCTTCTCCTTCCGTTTAAGATTTCTTACCATTTCAATGGCAATAACTGGGGATACGGACCTACAATGTGCCGCATAGTAACTTCTGCCTTCTACTGCAACATGTACTGCTCTATTCTCCTTATGATGTGTATAAGTGTGGACCGCTTACTGGCTGTGGTTTATCCCATGAAGTCTCTCACCTGGCGCAGCCAACAGAATGCCCTGGTTGTGTCTTTAGCCATGTGGCTCCTTGCCATTGGTGGAGTCATGCCCATTCTCCTATCTGATCAGACTGCCGTTTTACCACAGCTGGGGATTACCACTTGCCATGATGTGCTGGAAATCGAAAAGTTTACAGGCTACTACCTATACTTCTTTCCAATTTTCTGctccatttttttcttcatcccactgatttttatcattgtttgttACATCCGTATCATTCAGTGCCTCCGGTCTGCCAATGTTGCCAACAGGAGCAAGAAGACAAGAGCAATTTTCATGGCTATTACAGTCTTCgctgtttttgttatttgtttcaCGCCGACCAACATCATTTTGCTCATTCACTACGTGCAGTTTGCCACCGGGTACAGTGATAAGTCCTACATGGCCTATCTTCTCTCCATGTGTATTGGCAGTGTGAGCTGCTGTCTGGATCCtatgatttattattttggATCTTCACAGTGccaaaagcaagtgattagtcTCCTACAGTGTAGGAGTAATCAAGAGATGACCAGCAATACACAATCTGAAAGTAGCAGTAAAATGGAAACCTTCCAATCCAGGCTTAATAGCCAATATAAGAAGCTGACGGCTTAA
- the f2r gene encoding proteinase-activated receptor 1 isoform X2 has protein sequence MGLKALVLFSFFTLFMAHSACSEGHNGSIARGFSLVDLKATYEPIDFTYLDVNGGDGSGSGFEEPEKDIHPHTRSHKKLSQEATRFLTGPLMTVFIPTVYTLVFIISCPLNAIAVIMFILKIRPKKPAVIYMLNLAVADLLFVLLLPFKISYHFNGNNWGYGPTMCRIVTSAFYCNMYCSILLMMCISVDRLLAVVYPMKSLTWRSQQNALVVSLAMWLLAIGGVMPILLSDQTAVLPQLGITTCHDVLEIEKFTGYYLYFFPIFCSIFFFIPLIFIIVCYIRIIQCLRSANVANRSKKTRAIFMAITVFAVFVICFTPTNIILLIHYVQFATGYSDKSYMAYLLSMCIGSVSCCLDPMIYYFGSSQCQKQVISLLQCRSNQEMTSNTQSESSSKMETFQSRLNSQYKKLTA, from the exons ATGGGGCTAAAAGCGCTGgtgttatttagtttttttacacTATTTATGGCGCATAGTGCCTGCTCTGAAGGACATAATG GAAGCATCGCAAGAGGTTTCTCCCTGGTTGATCTCAAAGCAACCTATGAACCTATAGACTTTACTTACTTAGATGTTAACGGCGGGGATGGAAGTGGATCTGGATTTGAAGAACCTGAAAAAGACATCCACCCTCATACCAGATCCCACAAAAAGCTGTCGCAAGAGGCCACACGATTTCTCACTGGACCTTTAATGACGGTTTTTATCCCTACTGTTTATACACTGGTGTTCATCATCAGCTGTCCCCTGAATGCCATTGCAGTCATCATGTTCATCTTGAAAATTCGTCCGAAGAAGCCAGCAGTCATATACATGCTGAATCTGGCAGTTGCCGACTTGCTGTTTGTCCTTCTCCTTCCGTTTAAGATTTCTTACCATTTCAATGGCAATAACTGGGGATACGGACCTACAATGTGCCGCATAGTAACTTCTGCCTTCTACTGCAACATGTACTGCTCTATTCTCCTTATGATGTGTATAAGTGTGGACCGCTTACTGGCTGTGGTTTATCCCATGAAGTCTCTCACCTGGCGCAGCCAACAGAATGCCCTGGTTGTGTCTTTAGCCATGTGGCTCCTTGCCATTGGTGGAGTCATGCCCATTCTCCTATCTGATCAGACTGCCGTTTTACCACAGCTGGGGATTACCACTTGCCATGATGTGCTGGAAATCGAAAAGTTTACAGGCTACTACCTATACTTCTTTCCAATTTTCTGctccatttttttcttcatcccactgatttttatcattgtttgttACATCCGTATCATTCAGTGCCTCCGGTCTGCCAATGTTGCCAACAGGAGCAAGAAGACAAGAGCAATTTTCATGGCTATTACAGTCTTCgctgtttttgttatttgtttcaCGCCGACCAACATCATTTTGCTCATTCACTACGTGCAGTTTGCCACCGGGTACAGTGATAAGTCCTACATGGCCTATCTTCTCTCCATGTGTATTGGCAGTGTGAGCTGCTGTCTGGATCCtatgatttattattttggATCTTCACAGTGccaaaagcaagtgattagtcTCCTACAGTGTAGGAGTAATCAAGAGATGACCAGCAATACACAATCTGAAAGTAGCAGTAAAATGGAAACCTTCCAATCCAGGCTTAATAGCCAATATAAGAAGCTGACGGCTTAA
- the f2r gene encoding proteinase-activated receptor 1 isoform X1: MCSRLINSLNYSLTGHRARRRQYQGVGITGSIARGFSLVDLKATYEPIDFTYLDVNGGDGSGSGFEEPEKDIHPHTRSHKKLSQEATRFLTGPLMTVFIPTVYTLVFIISCPLNAIAVIMFILKIRPKKPAVIYMLNLAVADLLFVLLLPFKISYHFNGNNWGYGPTMCRIVTSAFYCNMYCSILLMMCISVDRLLAVVYPMKSLTWRSQQNALVVSLAMWLLAIGGVMPILLSDQTAVLPQLGITTCHDVLEIEKFTGYYLYFFPIFCSIFFFIPLIFIIVCYIRIIQCLRSANVANRSKKTRAIFMAITVFAVFVICFTPTNIILLIHYVQFATGYSDKSYMAYLLSMCIGSVSCCLDPMIYYFGSSQCQKQVISLLQCRSNQEMTSNTQSESSSKMETFQSRLNSQYKKLTA, encoded by the exons atgtgcagcCGACTGATTAATAGTTTGAACTATTCCTTGACAGGCCATAGAGCAAGAAGACGCCAGTACCAGGGCGTAGGAATAACAG GAAGCATCGCAAGAGGTTTCTCCCTGGTTGATCTCAAAGCAACCTATGAACCTATAGACTTTACTTACTTAGATGTTAACGGCGGGGATGGAAGTGGATCTGGATTTGAAGAACCTGAAAAAGACATCCACCCTCATACCAGATCCCACAAAAAGCTGTCGCAAGAGGCCACACGATTTCTCACTGGACCTTTAATGACGGTTTTTATCCCTACTGTTTATACACTGGTGTTCATCATCAGCTGTCCCCTGAATGCCATTGCAGTCATCATGTTCATCTTGAAAATTCGTCCGAAGAAGCCAGCAGTCATATACATGCTGAATCTGGCAGTTGCCGACTTGCTGTTTGTCCTTCTCCTTCCGTTTAAGATTTCTTACCATTTCAATGGCAATAACTGGGGATACGGACCTACAATGTGCCGCATAGTAACTTCTGCCTTCTACTGCAACATGTACTGCTCTATTCTCCTTATGATGTGTATAAGTGTGGACCGCTTACTGGCTGTGGTTTATCCCATGAAGTCTCTCACCTGGCGCAGCCAACAGAATGCCCTGGTTGTGTCTTTAGCCATGTGGCTCCTTGCCATTGGTGGAGTCATGCCCATTCTCCTATCTGATCAGACTGCCGTTTTACCACAGCTGGGGATTACCACTTGCCATGATGTGCTGGAAATCGAAAAGTTTACAGGCTACTACCTATACTTCTTTCCAATTTTCTGctccatttttttcttcatcccactgatttttatcattgtttgttACATCCGTATCATTCAGTGCCTCCGGTCTGCCAATGTTGCCAACAGGAGCAAGAAGACAAGAGCAATTTTCATGGCTATTACAGTCTTCgctgtttttgttatttgtttcaCGCCGACCAACATCATTTTGCTCATTCACTACGTGCAGTTTGCCACCGGGTACAGTGATAAGTCCTACATGGCCTATCTTCTCTCCATGTGTATTGGCAGTGTGAGCTGCTGTCTGGATCCtatgatttattattttggATCTTCACAGTGccaaaagcaagtgattagtcTCCTACAGTGTAGGAGTAATCAAGAGATGACCAGCAATACACAATCTGAAAGTAGCAGTAAAATGGAAACCTTCCAATCCAGGCTTAATAGCCAATATAAGAAGCTGACGGCTTAA